A single window of Pieris napi chromosome 8, ilPieNapi1.2, whole genome shotgun sequence DNA harbors:
- the LOC125051970 gene encoding uncharacterized protein LOC125051970 isoform X1: MISWFLKMRCELPILMRCCFCVPLRLGLLIWTYLKLILSLFILTVFCIQAELVARMSNRHVPDGEKSFLVAMIMFGTINSLFQIAFIVAAHKKNYKIMRIYYIYNFVYIFIPTILFIMFCIIVYSRLGGFMIMLLSAMPFVIIIISIPIEFVLNIYLMLLVRSEFIKLRDSGQFEFFNHESEARCVATLPDNTIPQEGECLD, translated from the exons ATGATAAGCTGGTTTTTAAAAATGCGATGTGAACTACCAATATTGATGAGATGTTGTTTCTGTGTTCCCTTAAGGCTTGGTTTGTTAATATGGACTTACTTAAAACTg attttgAGCCTGTTCATTTTAACTGTTTTCTGCATACAAGCAGAACTAGTAGCGAGAATGTCTAACCGTCATGTACCTGATGgagaaaaaagttttttagtGGCGATGATTATGTTTGGTACCATTAATTCGTTATTTCAAATAGCATTCATTGTAGCCGCACATAag aaaaactacaaaataatgcgaatttattacatatataacttCGTCTACATTTTCATACCTactatattgtttataatgttCTGTATAATCGTTTACTCACGATTAGGAGGTTTTATGATAATGTTGCTATCAGCCATGccatttgttattataattattagcaTTCCTATAGAATTTG TTCTCAACATATACCTTATGCTACTAGTGAGGAGTGAATTTATAAAGCTGAGAGACAGTGGGCAATTTGAGTTTTTCAATCACGAATCTGAAGCTCGGTGTGTTGCAACTCTACCGGACAATACCATCCCACAAGAAGGTGAATgtttagattaa